A region of Candidatus Desulfatibia profunda DNA encodes the following proteins:
- a CDS encoding four helix bundle protein: protein MKIKRFEDLDCWKEAKTLTNTIYDYTKRNDFSKDFRLSGQITGASISIMNNICEGFDSKSNKEFIRFLIYSRRSCSEVQNCLYVALDQQYIVEEEFQNTYKQCEKVRKIIDGLIRYLKDR from the coding sequence ATGAAAATTAAGAGGTTTGAAGATTTAGATTGTTGGAAAGAAGCAAAAACCTTAACCAATACCATTTATGATTACACTAAACGTAATGATTTTTCAAAAGATTTCCGATTGTCCGGTCAAATTACCGGAGCATCCATTTCAATAATGAATAACATCTGTGAAGGATTTGACTCGAAATCAAATAAGGAGTTTATTAGATTTTTAATTTATTCAAGAAGATCCTGTTCCGAGGTGCAGAATTGTTTGTACGTTGCTTTGGATCAACAGTATATTGTTGAAGAAGAGTTTCAAAATACCTATAAGCAATGCGAAAAGGTCCGAAAAATAATTGATGGCTTGATACGTTATTTGAAAGATCGTTAA
- the gatC gene encoding Asp-tRNA(Asn)/Glu-tRNA(Gln) amidotransferase subunit GatC produces the protein MKITKDEVIHVANLARLDIDEASIEKFAGQIGTILEYVEVLNRVDTEGVTPTSHAISLTNAFREDEEKNNFDRDKALANAPQIEDGNFVVPKVIT, from the coding sequence ATGAAAATAACCAAAGATGAGGTCATTCACGTAGCGAACCTTGCTCGTCTGGATATCGATGAAGCTTCCATTGAAAAATTTGCCGGTCAGATTGGAACGATTCTGGAATACGTCGAGGTATTGAACCGGGTCGATACGGAAGGTGTAACGCCGACCTCTCATGCGATTTCTCTAACCAATGCCTTTCGAGAAGATGAGGAAAAAAACAACTTTGACAGAGACAAGGCGCTGGCCAACGCCCCTCAAATAGAAGACGGGAATTTTGTGGTCCCCAAAGTAATAACTTAG
- a CDS encoding glycosyltransferase family 2 protein — MLNGKKVIVVMPAYNAGQTLRMTYDEVMAQRIVDLIIVVDDGSQDETVSIAKTLPNTAVYVHERNLGYGANQKTCYRLALVEGGDIIIMVHPDYQYTPKLIPAMASMIASDLYQCVLGSRILGGYALKGGMPIWKYIANRFLTFVENLLLGAKLSEYHTGYRAFSRKLLEQLPLEVNSDDFVFDNQMLAQIIWHDYTVAEISCPTKYFAEASSINLPRSIKYGLECLLTAMNFRLAKMKLISSKLFPQQQDKEIS, encoded by the coding sequence ATGTTAAACGGAAAAAAAGTGATTGTTGTTATGCCGGCCTACAACGCTGGCCAGACGCTGCGCATGACCTATGATGAAGTTATGGCCCAGAGAATTGTCGACTTGATTATCGTGGTCGATGACGGCAGCCAGGACGAAACTGTATCGATAGCAAAGACACTGCCGAATACCGCCGTTTACGTACATGAAAGAAATCTTGGCTACGGAGCCAATCAAAAAACTTGTTACAGATTAGCTTTGGTAGAGGGCGGGGATATCATTATTATGGTTCATCCTGATTACCAGTATACTCCGAAACTGATTCCGGCCATGGCTTCCATGATTGCAAGCGATCTTTACCAGTGTGTGCTGGGGTCCAGGATTCTTGGGGGATATGCTTTGAAAGGCGGAATGCCCATCTGGAAATACATTGCCAATCGATTTCTGACGTTTGTCGAAAACCTTCTATTGGGAGCAAAACTTTCCGAGTACCATACAGGATACAGAGCGTTTTCTCGCAAACTTCTGGAACAGTTGCCTCTTGAGGTCAATTCGGATGATTTCGTGTTTGACAATCAGATGCTGGCCCAAATTATCTGGCACGATTATACGGTTGCTGAAATCAGTTGCCCGACAAAATATTTTGCTGAAGCTTCATCCATCAATCTGCCCCGAAGCATAAAGTACGGACTGGAATGCTTATTAACGGCAATGAATTTCCGTTTGGCAAAAATGAAACTGATTTCGTCGAAGTTATTTCCCCAACAACAAGACAAGGAGATATCATGA
- a CDS encoding SPOR domain-containing protein yields the protein MAKKEKESPKTKSTPPTTNKGRALWICLFIFGCGWMFVLGILVGRGTAPVQFDIENLQKELASLKEAVIKKEGLRFKIDSDIAGHKTDMNFYEDLKTSDGNVKQKNDQFEAASKQNQKPLPKAADSKIEDKNVTGGAEVEEPSRNKPVPALSPEAEPEKKLTIQVASLRDPEVADRMVAQLKDKWYPAYRAIAEVSGNGIWYRVRIGSFKNRAEAQSTMERLQKEKIDAVLLPY from the coding sequence ATGGCGAAAAAAGAAAAAGAGTCGCCCAAGACAAAATCTACGCCCCCGACGACGAACAAAGGACGGGCCTTATGGATTTGTTTGTTCATTTTTGGCTGCGGCTGGATGTTTGTCCTCGGCATCCTGGTGGGCAGAGGGACCGCCCCTGTCCAGTTTGACATTGAAAATCTTCAAAAAGAACTGGCGTCCTTAAAAGAGGCTGTTATTAAAAAGGAAGGTCTCCGGTTCAAAATCGACTCGGATATTGCCGGGCACAAAACGGATATGAATTTTTACGAGGATCTCAAAACATCCGATGGTAATGTTAAACAAAAAAACGATCAGTTTGAAGCTGCATCCAAACAGAACCAAAAACCTCTGCCGAAAGCAGCGGACTCAAAGATAGAAGATAAAAACGTTACTGGCGGAGCCGAAGTCGAAGAACCGTCCCGAAATAAACCGGTACCGGCGCTTAGCCCCGAAGCCGAGCCTGAAAAGAAACTTACGATTCAGGTTGCCTCCCTTAGGGACCCTGAGGTTGCCGACAGAATGGTGGCGCAACTCAAAGATAAGTGGTACCCTGCTTACCGAGCCATCGCAGAAGTGTCGGGAAATGGTATCTGGTACAGAGTAAGGATCGGTTCGTTTAAGAACAGGGCCGAAGCTCAAAGTACCATGGAGCGCTTACAAAAGGAAAAAATCGACGCCGTCCTGCTCCCGTATTAA